The Anabrus simplex isolate iqAnaSimp1 chromosome 1, ASM4041472v1, whole genome shotgun sequence genome window below encodes:
- the LOC136879761 gene encoding PRL-1 phosphatase-like: protein MSMTPSNMQLKDIRPAPCEIEYKNMKFLITDRPTEQTIHNYIQELKKHRVRDAVRVCEPTYQTEELQNEGINVFDLEFDDGTPPPSLIVEEWFELLKKRFRESPDSCVAVHCVAGLVRVPVMVALALMELGMKYEDAVDFIKRKQRGAINSKQLAYLEKYRPKSRLKLKNGHKNACCLQ from the coding sequence ATGTCAATGACTCCTAGCAACATGCAGCTCAAGGATATTCGGCCTGCTCCCTGTGAAATAGAATACAAGAATATGAAATTCCTCATTACAGATCGACCCACAGAACAGACTATTCACAACTATATTCAGGAACTGAAGAAACACAGGGTTCGTGATGCGGTGAGGGTGTGCGAACCAACCTACCAAACCGAAGAACTCCAGAATGAAGGAATTAATGTATTTGATCTAGAGTTTGATGATGGAACTCCACCACCCTCACTGATTGTGGAGGAATGGTTCGAACTGCTGAAGAAGAGATTCAGGGAGTCGCCGGACTCGTGTGTAGCTGTGCATTGCGTCGCGGGTCTGGTGCGAGTGCCTGTCATGGTTGCGTTGGCTCTTATGGAGCTAGGCATGAAATACGAGGATGCTGTTGATTTTATCAAGAGGAAACAGCGTGGAGCTATAAATTCCAAACAGCTTGCTTATCTTGAGAAATACCGTCCTAAGTCACGTCTTAAGCTGAAGAATGGCCATAAGAATGCATGCTGTCTTCAATAG